A single genomic interval of Xyrauchen texanus isolate HMW12.3.18 chromosome 40, RBS_HiC_50CHRs, whole genome shotgun sequence harbors:
- the LOC127633344 gene encoding neuropeptide SIFamide receptor, with protein MNATFGRLFPANFSLWEHLHNNWTTHNLVYFSIDFLFAGHDPDTIVLMVMYVISFITGLVGNIKALSVLTRRRNRLSGASATRRLLINLAVCDMMVVCVCMPVTLGHQVYNAWVFGDFLCRAVPFVQAVSVSASVLSLAAISLNRYYSVHSPLHARYFFTGRKILCMISVVWIVSSVLCLPLFLMNTTKTLSLLDGLHTVTVCVENWSKVKLRQGYNFLLFGSLYVFPVIFNLVICFLTSLKLSRGNTSTEANHLSMTSSESRLKTRKKIAKMVFALVLLFTFSWLPLYAVDIWIDSNIPSFPDRDDELNNVKHHWILQSRPFAQWLGLTNSSLNPLCYCFIGNLYRSAKRFRRSYRKKISSVFSQMNQSVSSSSARNAQQQHSGSSRRSCSEIRRCRSYTIFRLNKSKSLSATTVCETVFD; from the coding sequence ATGAACGCAACATTTGGGCGCCTTTTCCCTGCCAACTTTTCTCTTTGGGAACATCTCCATAACAACTGGACCACTCATAATTTGGTCTATTTTTCCATCGACTTTCTTTTCGCGGGACACGATCCGGACACCATAGTGCTAATGGTGATGTATGTCATTTCTTTTATCACTGGACTGGTCGGGAATATTAAGGCTCTGTCGGTCCTCACGCGCAGGAGAAACCGCTTATCTGGAGCGTCAGCGACCCGGAGACTGCTCATCAACCTGGCGGTGTGTGACAtgatggtggtgtgtgtgtgcatgccagTTACTTTAGGACATCAGGTGTATAACGCCTGGGTGTTCGGAGACTTTCTGTGTCGAGCTGTGCCATTCGTTCAGGCTGTGTCAGTCTCTGCCAGTGTATTAAGTCTGGCCGCGATCAGTTTGAACCGATATTACAGTGTCCACAGTCCCTTGCACGCCAGATATTTCTTTACGGGCAGGAAAATTCTCTGTATGATATCTGTGGTGTGGATCGTGTCTTCTGTATTGTGTTTGCCATTGTTTTTAATGAACACAACCAAAACGCTCTCCTTACTAGACGGATTGCATACGGTGACCGTGTGCGTGGAAAACTGGTCCAAAGTGAAACTGCGCCAAGGTTACAACTTTTTACTCTTCGGCTCGTTGtatgtattccctgtaatctttAATCTGGTCATTTGTTTTTTGACTAGCTTGAAATTGAGTAGAGGAAACACGTCAACCGAGGCTAACCACCTCTCCATGACCAGTTCAGAGTCGCGATTAAAAACGCGCAAGAAGATCGCCAAGATGGTCTTTGCGCTCGTGCTGCTCTTCACCTTCTCCTGGCTGCCACTCTACGCTGTGGACATCTGGATCGACTCCAACATTCCCAGCTTTCCAGATCGCGATGATGAGCTTAACAACGTCAAGCATCACTGGATTCTCCAGAGCAGACCCTTTGCGCAATGGCTGGGGCTCACCAACTCATCCCTCAATCCTCTGTGCTACTGCTTTATCGGAAACTTGTACAGATCAGCCAAAAGATTCAGAAGAAGCTACAGAAAGAAAATATCATCTGTCTTCAGTCAGATGAATCAGTCAGTAAGCAGTTCTTCTGCGCGTAATGCCCAGCAGCAGCATTCCGGATCATCTCGGAGATCTTGTTCCGAAATAAGGAGATGTAGGAGCTACACTATTTTCAGACTGAACAAAAGTAAGAGTTTGTCTGCAACGACTGTGTGTGAAACAGTATTTGACTGA